A stretch of the Festucalex cinctus isolate MCC-2025b chromosome 20, RoL_Fcin_1.0, whole genome shotgun sequence genome encodes the following:
- the rbbp8 gene encoding DNA endonuclease RBBP8 isoform X3, translated as MNFSNSLAELRMSSPTSTPIDPFHTLWIQLRECHQKGLQELEEKVGKLKRERRLDAESLQLFYTHNQELKDQNKTLQDANSLLEDRLRTKECAQCAVLEGKLKNCQDHSEQTIDKLMYQIKCLEAENRKLHTELKILKTCSEPQVALSPEHEDGIIPDSPVMASSLPAANKLKKRKYKDGSKHVHYAEGPSLKFNRSLFKDKASDATKITKRTQVLVPNTCEMETHQNFGEEENGGVIAETCGLELVNTCHMKTTAAGKRHSSKSPRFSDVCLKPHPTASPSTPNHTPDSTTKKSPSLLPLGEKTDSLGKEKKLKEDDEPKGQEQGKRCEHVNRKNLDAQVEVTQTCKVETLNQKQMVDYGSPAFKKPNMRPKEQAHHRRLQVQNAPHKPARPEDVERNNKVENMWSIDPALALSMYDSERGADEHKEQQREELLDSDCTWISHSLLQGRGEKDPDENSPSGIGDKANDSLDRMFDATANDEYISYKSSHAASHLCEDEEEEDEQEAPETSPRVHKMLHPTFAHVAVVRKKDERRKLKGTTCKECDVYYNHLPEEEKEKKLSECSRHRHRFIPPSTPENFWEVGFPSTQTCIERGYIKEEKIPQSRLRRKQPFTALFSPKSSQQES; from the exons ATGAACTTCTCGAATTCTTTAGC TGAACTGAGGATGAGCAGCCCAACAAGCACACCAATTGACCCCTTTCACACGTTGTGGATACAACTACGGGAATGCCACCAAAAAGGACTTCAAG AACTTGAAGAAAAAGTGGGCAAGTTGAAAAGAGAACGCCGTCT AGATGCAGAGAGTCTTCAACTGTTTTATACTCATAACCAGGAGCTGAAGGACCAAAACAAAACTCTCCAGGATGCCAATAGTCTTTTGGAGGACAG GCTGCGAACAAAAGAATGTGCTCAATGTGCAGTCTTGGAAGGGAAGTTGAAAAATTGCCAAGATCATAGCGAGCAGACCATCGACAAACTGA TGTATCAAATAAAGTGCCTGGAAGCTGAAAACCGCAAACTGCACACTGAGCTCAAAATATTAAAGACATG CTCCGAACCACAGGTGGCCCTCTCCCCAGAACACGAAGATGGTATCATCCCAGACTCCCCAGTTATGGCCAGCTCACTTCCTGCGGCCAACAAACTGAAGAAACGCAAATACAAGGACGGCAGCAAACATGTTCACTATGCAGAGGGGCCCTCACTCAAGTTCAATAGATCACTCTTCAAAG ATAAAGCAAGTGATGCaacaaaaatcactaaaaggaCACAAGTGCTGGTCCCTAACACGTGTGAAATGGAAACACACCAGAATTTTG GAGAGGAGGAAAATGGAGGAGTCATAGCAGAAACATGTGGCCTTGAACTTGTCAACACATGTCATATG AAAACCACAGCTGCAGGAAAGCGACACAGCTCAAAATCGCCCAGGTTTTCTGATGTTTGTCTAAA GCCGCATCCTACCGCTTCACCGTCCACACCCAATCACACTCCGGACTCGACCACAAAAAAGTCACCATCTCTTCTCCCTCTTGGTGAAAAGACTGACTCTcttggcaaagaaaaaaaattaaaggaagATGATGAACCAAAGGGGCAGGAGCAGGGCAAAAGGTGCGAGCATGTAAATAGGAAGAATTTGGATGCCCAAGTGGAGGTGACACAAACATGCAAG GTTGAAACTCTCAACCAAAAGCAAATGGTTGACTATGGAAGTCCAGCGTTTAAGAAGCCAAATATGAGACCGAAAGAACAAGCGCACCACCGACGACTCCAAGTCCAGAATGCTCCACACAAACCAGCTCGTCCAGAGGATG TAGAGAGGAACAACAAAGTGGAAAACATGTGGAGTATTGACCCTGCGCTCGCCCTCTCCATGTATGACAGTGAGCGAGGAGCAGATgag CACAAAGAACAGCAACGTGAAGAATTACTTGATAGCGACTGCACTTGGATCAGTCACAGCTTACTTCAAGGTCGAGGCGAAAAAGATCCAGATGAAAACAGCCCGTCAG GAATTGGTGACAAGGCGAACGACAGTCTGGATCGAATGTTTGATGCCACTGCCAATGACGAGTACATATCTTACAAGAGCTCACACGCTGCCAGTCATCTCtgtgaggatgaggaggaggaagatg AACAAGAGGCTCCAGAAACATCTCCACGAGTGCACAAGATGCT GCACCCGACATTTGCGCATGTGGCAGTGGTTCGCAAGAAAGACGAGAGAAGAAAACTGAAAGGCACCACCTGCAAAGAATGTGACGTT TATTACAACCATCTTCCggaggaggagaaagaaaagaaattgtcCGAATGCTCTCGGCACCGCCATCGCTTCATCCCTCCCAGCACTCCGGAGAACTTCTGGGAAGTCGGGTTCCCATCGACACAGACGTGCATAGAAAGAG GTTATATAAAGGAGGAGAAGATCCCGCAGTCTCGTTTAAGGAGGAAACAGCctttcactgctctcttctctCCAAAGAGTAGCCAGCAGGAGAGCTAG
- the rbbp8 gene encoding DNA endonuclease RBBP8 isoform X1 gives MNFSNSLAELRMSSPTSTPIDPFHTLWIQLRECHQKGLQELEEKVGKLKRERRLDAESLQLFYTHNQELKDQNKTLQDANSLLEDRLRTKECAQCAVLEGKLKNCQDHSEQTIDKLMYQIKCLEAENRKLHTELKILKTCSEPQVALSPEHEDGIIPDSPVMASSLPAANKLKKRKYKDGSKHVHYAEGPSLKFNRSLFKDKASDATKITKRTQVLVPNTCEMETHQNFGEEENGGVIAETCGLELVNTCHMKTTAAGKRHSSKSPRFSDVCLKPHPTASPSTPNHTPDSTTKKSPSLLPLGEKTDSLGKEKKLKEDDEPKGQEQGKRCEHVNRKNLDAQVEVTQTCKVETLNQKQMVDYGSPAFKKPNMRPKEQAHHRRLQVQNAPHKPARPEDVERNNKVENMWSIDPALALSMYDSERGADESCSYVYKHKEQQREELLDSDCTWISHSLLQGRGEKDPDENSPSGIGDKANDSLDRMFDATANDEYISYKSSHAASHLCEDEEEEDEQEAPETSPRVHKMLHPTFAHVAVVRKKDERRKLKGTTCKECDVYYNHLPEEEKEKKLSECSRHRHRFIPPSTPENFWEVGFPSTQTCIERGYIKEEKIPQSRLRRKQPFTALFSPKSSQQES, from the exons ATGAACTTCTCGAATTCTTTAGC TGAACTGAGGATGAGCAGCCCAACAAGCACACCAATTGACCCCTTTCACACGTTGTGGATACAACTACGGGAATGCCACCAAAAAGGACTTCAAG AACTTGAAGAAAAAGTGGGCAAGTTGAAAAGAGAACGCCGTCT AGATGCAGAGAGTCTTCAACTGTTTTATACTCATAACCAGGAGCTGAAGGACCAAAACAAAACTCTCCAGGATGCCAATAGTCTTTTGGAGGACAG GCTGCGAACAAAAGAATGTGCTCAATGTGCAGTCTTGGAAGGGAAGTTGAAAAATTGCCAAGATCATAGCGAGCAGACCATCGACAAACTGA TGTATCAAATAAAGTGCCTGGAAGCTGAAAACCGCAAACTGCACACTGAGCTCAAAATATTAAAGACATG CTCCGAACCACAGGTGGCCCTCTCCCCAGAACACGAAGATGGTATCATCCCAGACTCCCCAGTTATGGCCAGCTCACTTCCTGCGGCCAACAAACTGAAGAAACGCAAATACAAGGACGGCAGCAAACATGTTCACTATGCAGAGGGGCCCTCACTCAAGTTCAATAGATCACTCTTCAAAG ATAAAGCAAGTGATGCaacaaaaatcactaaaaggaCACAAGTGCTGGTCCCTAACACGTGTGAAATGGAAACACACCAGAATTTTG GAGAGGAGGAAAATGGAGGAGTCATAGCAGAAACATGTGGCCTTGAACTTGTCAACACATGTCATATG AAAACCACAGCTGCAGGAAAGCGACACAGCTCAAAATCGCCCAGGTTTTCTGATGTTTGTCTAAA GCCGCATCCTACCGCTTCACCGTCCACACCCAATCACACTCCGGACTCGACCACAAAAAAGTCACCATCTCTTCTCCCTCTTGGTGAAAAGACTGACTCTcttggcaaagaaaaaaaattaaaggaagATGATGAACCAAAGGGGCAGGAGCAGGGCAAAAGGTGCGAGCATGTAAATAGGAAGAATTTGGATGCCCAAGTGGAGGTGACACAAACATGCAAG GTTGAAACTCTCAACCAAAAGCAAATGGTTGACTATGGAAGTCCAGCGTTTAAGAAGCCAAATATGAGACCGAAAGAACAAGCGCACCACCGACGACTCCAAGTCCAGAATGCTCCACACAAACCAGCTCGTCCAGAGGATG TAGAGAGGAACAACAAAGTGGAAAACATGTGGAGTATTGACCCTGCGCTCGCCCTCTCCATGTATGACAGTGAGCGAGGAGCAGATgag AGTTGTTCCTATGTTTACAAGCACAAAGAACAGCAACGTGAAGAATTACTTGATAGCGACTGCACTTGGATCAGTCACAGCTTACTTCAAGGTCGAGGCGAAAAAGATCCAGATGAAAACAGCCCGTCAG GAATTGGTGACAAGGCGAACGACAGTCTGGATCGAATGTTTGATGCCACTGCCAATGACGAGTACATATCTTACAAGAGCTCACACGCTGCCAGTCATCTCtgtgaggatgaggaggaggaagatg AACAAGAGGCTCCAGAAACATCTCCACGAGTGCACAAGATGCT GCACCCGACATTTGCGCATGTGGCAGTGGTTCGCAAGAAAGACGAGAGAAGAAAACTGAAAGGCACCACCTGCAAAGAATGTGACGTT TATTACAACCATCTTCCggaggaggagaaagaaaagaaattgtcCGAATGCTCTCGGCACCGCCATCGCTTCATCCCTCCCAGCACTCCGGAGAACTTCTGGGAAGTCGGGTTCCCATCGACACAGACGTGCATAGAAAGAG GTTATATAAAGGAGGAGAAGATCCCGCAGTCTCGTTTAAGGAGGAAACAGCctttcactgctctcttctctCCAAAGAGTAGCCAGCAGGAGAGCTAG
- the rbbp8 gene encoding DNA endonuclease RBBP8 isoform X5 has translation MSSPTSTPIDPFHTLWIQLRECHQKGLQELEEKVGKLKRERRLDAESLQLFYTHNQELKDQNKTLQDANSLLEDRLRTKECAQCAVLEGKLKNCQDHSEQTIDKLMYQIKCLEAENRKLHTELKILKTCSEPQVALSPEHEDGIIPDSPVMASSLPAANKLKKRKYKDGSKHVHYAEGPSLKFNRSLFKDKASDATKITKRTQVLVPNTCEMETHQNFGEEENGGVIAETCGLELVNTCHMKTTAAGKRHSSKSPRFSDVCLKPHPTASPSTPNHTPDSTTKKSPSLLPLGEKTDSLGKEKKLKEDDEPKGQEQGKRCEHVNRKNLDAQVEVTQTCKVETLNQKQMVDYGSPAFKKPNMRPKEQAHHRRLQVQNAPHKPARPEDVERNNKVENMWSIDPALALSMYDSERGADESCSYVYKHKEQQREELLDSDCTWISHSLLQGRGEKDPDENSPSGIGDKANDSLDRMFDATANDEYISYKSSHAASHLCEDEEEEDEQEAPETSPRVHKMLHPTFAHVAVVRKKDERRKLKGTTCKECDVYYNHLPEEEKEKKLSECSRHRHRFIPPSTPENFWEVGFPSTQTCIERGYIKEEKIPQSRLRRKQPFTALFSPKSSQQES, from the exons ATGAGCAGCCCAACAAGCACACCAATTGACCCCTTTCACACGTTGTGGATACAACTACGGGAATGCCACCAAAAAGGACTTCAAG AACTTGAAGAAAAAGTGGGCAAGTTGAAAAGAGAACGCCGTCT AGATGCAGAGAGTCTTCAACTGTTTTATACTCATAACCAGGAGCTGAAGGACCAAAACAAAACTCTCCAGGATGCCAATAGTCTTTTGGAGGACAG GCTGCGAACAAAAGAATGTGCTCAATGTGCAGTCTTGGAAGGGAAGTTGAAAAATTGCCAAGATCATAGCGAGCAGACCATCGACAAACTGA TGTATCAAATAAAGTGCCTGGAAGCTGAAAACCGCAAACTGCACACTGAGCTCAAAATATTAAAGACATG CTCCGAACCACAGGTGGCCCTCTCCCCAGAACACGAAGATGGTATCATCCCAGACTCCCCAGTTATGGCCAGCTCACTTCCTGCGGCCAACAAACTGAAGAAACGCAAATACAAGGACGGCAGCAAACATGTTCACTATGCAGAGGGGCCCTCACTCAAGTTCAATAGATCACTCTTCAAAG ATAAAGCAAGTGATGCaacaaaaatcactaaaaggaCACAAGTGCTGGTCCCTAACACGTGTGAAATGGAAACACACCAGAATTTTG GAGAGGAGGAAAATGGAGGAGTCATAGCAGAAACATGTGGCCTTGAACTTGTCAACACATGTCATATG AAAACCACAGCTGCAGGAAAGCGACACAGCTCAAAATCGCCCAGGTTTTCTGATGTTTGTCTAAA GCCGCATCCTACCGCTTCACCGTCCACACCCAATCACACTCCGGACTCGACCACAAAAAAGTCACCATCTCTTCTCCCTCTTGGTGAAAAGACTGACTCTcttggcaaagaaaaaaaattaaaggaagATGATGAACCAAAGGGGCAGGAGCAGGGCAAAAGGTGCGAGCATGTAAATAGGAAGAATTTGGATGCCCAAGTGGAGGTGACACAAACATGCAAG GTTGAAACTCTCAACCAAAAGCAAATGGTTGACTATGGAAGTCCAGCGTTTAAGAAGCCAAATATGAGACCGAAAGAACAAGCGCACCACCGACGACTCCAAGTCCAGAATGCTCCACACAAACCAGCTCGTCCAGAGGATG TAGAGAGGAACAACAAAGTGGAAAACATGTGGAGTATTGACCCTGCGCTCGCCCTCTCCATGTATGACAGTGAGCGAGGAGCAGATgag AGTTGTTCCTATGTTTACAAGCACAAAGAACAGCAACGTGAAGAATTACTTGATAGCGACTGCACTTGGATCAGTCACAGCTTACTTCAAGGTCGAGGCGAAAAAGATCCAGATGAAAACAGCCCGTCAG GAATTGGTGACAAGGCGAACGACAGTCTGGATCGAATGTTTGATGCCACTGCCAATGACGAGTACATATCTTACAAGAGCTCACACGCTGCCAGTCATCTCtgtgaggatgaggaggaggaagatg AACAAGAGGCTCCAGAAACATCTCCACGAGTGCACAAGATGCT GCACCCGACATTTGCGCATGTGGCAGTGGTTCGCAAGAAAGACGAGAGAAGAAAACTGAAAGGCACCACCTGCAAAGAATGTGACGTT TATTACAACCATCTTCCggaggaggagaaagaaaagaaattgtcCGAATGCTCTCGGCACCGCCATCGCTTCATCCCTCCCAGCACTCCGGAGAACTTCTGGGAAGTCGGGTTCCCATCGACACAGACGTGCATAGAAAGAG GTTATATAAAGGAGGAGAAGATCCCGCAGTCTCGTTTAAGGAGGAAACAGCctttcactgctctcttctctCCAAAGAGTAGCCAGCAGGAGAGCTAG
- the rbbp8 gene encoding DNA endonuclease RBBP8 isoform X4, producing the protein MNFSNSLAELRMSSPTSTPIDPFHTLWIQLRECHQKGLQELEEKVGKLKRERRLDAESLQLFYTHNQELKDQNKTLQDANSLLEDRLRTKECAQCAVLEGKLKNCQDHSEQTIDKLMYQIKCLEAENRKLHTELKILKTCSEPQVALSPEHEDGIIPDSPVMASSLPAANKLKKRKYKDGSKHVHYAEGPSLKFNRSLFKDKASDATKITKRTQVLVPNTCEMETHQNFGEEENGGVIAETCGLELVNTCHMKTTAAGKRHSSKSPRFSDVCLKPHPTASPSTPNHTPDSTTKKSPSLLPLGEKTDSLGKEKKLKEDDEPKGQEQGKRCEHVNRKNLDAQVEVTQTCKVETLNQKQMVDYGSPAFKKPNMRPKEQAHHRRLQVQNAPHKPARPEDERNNKVENMWSIDPALALSMYDSERGADEHKEQQREELLDSDCTWISHSLLQGRGEKDPDENSPSGIGDKANDSLDRMFDATANDEYISYKSSHAASHLCEDEEEEDEQEAPETSPRVHKMLHPTFAHVAVVRKKDERRKLKGTTCKECDVYYNHLPEEEKEKKLSECSRHRHRFIPPSTPENFWEVGFPSTQTCIERGYIKEEKIPQSRLRRKQPFTALFSPKSSQQES; encoded by the exons ATGAACTTCTCGAATTCTTTAGC TGAACTGAGGATGAGCAGCCCAACAAGCACACCAATTGACCCCTTTCACACGTTGTGGATACAACTACGGGAATGCCACCAAAAAGGACTTCAAG AACTTGAAGAAAAAGTGGGCAAGTTGAAAAGAGAACGCCGTCT AGATGCAGAGAGTCTTCAACTGTTTTATACTCATAACCAGGAGCTGAAGGACCAAAACAAAACTCTCCAGGATGCCAATAGTCTTTTGGAGGACAG GCTGCGAACAAAAGAATGTGCTCAATGTGCAGTCTTGGAAGGGAAGTTGAAAAATTGCCAAGATCATAGCGAGCAGACCATCGACAAACTGA TGTATCAAATAAAGTGCCTGGAAGCTGAAAACCGCAAACTGCACACTGAGCTCAAAATATTAAAGACATG CTCCGAACCACAGGTGGCCCTCTCCCCAGAACACGAAGATGGTATCATCCCAGACTCCCCAGTTATGGCCAGCTCACTTCCTGCGGCCAACAAACTGAAGAAACGCAAATACAAGGACGGCAGCAAACATGTTCACTATGCAGAGGGGCCCTCACTCAAGTTCAATAGATCACTCTTCAAAG ATAAAGCAAGTGATGCaacaaaaatcactaaaaggaCACAAGTGCTGGTCCCTAACACGTGTGAAATGGAAACACACCAGAATTTTG GAGAGGAGGAAAATGGAGGAGTCATAGCAGAAACATGTGGCCTTGAACTTGTCAACACATGTCATATG AAAACCACAGCTGCAGGAAAGCGACACAGCTCAAAATCGCCCAGGTTTTCTGATGTTTGTCTAAA GCCGCATCCTACCGCTTCACCGTCCACACCCAATCACACTCCGGACTCGACCACAAAAAAGTCACCATCTCTTCTCCCTCTTGGTGAAAAGACTGACTCTcttggcaaagaaaaaaaattaaaggaagATGATGAACCAAAGGGGCAGGAGCAGGGCAAAAGGTGCGAGCATGTAAATAGGAAGAATTTGGATGCCCAAGTGGAGGTGACACAAACATGCAAG GTTGAAACTCTCAACCAAAAGCAAATGGTTGACTATGGAAGTCCAGCGTTTAAGAAGCCAAATATGAGACCGAAAGAACAAGCGCACCACCGACGACTCCAAGTCCAGAATGCTCCACACAAACCAGCTCGTCCAGAGGATG AGAGGAACAACAAAGTGGAAAACATGTGGAGTATTGACCCTGCGCTCGCCCTCTCCATGTATGACAGTGAGCGAGGAGCAGATgag CACAAAGAACAGCAACGTGAAGAATTACTTGATAGCGACTGCACTTGGATCAGTCACAGCTTACTTCAAGGTCGAGGCGAAAAAGATCCAGATGAAAACAGCCCGTCAG GAATTGGTGACAAGGCGAACGACAGTCTGGATCGAATGTTTGATGCCACTGCCAATGACGAGTACATATCTTACAAGAGCTCACACGCTGCCAGTCATCTCtgtgaggatgaggaggaggaagatg AACAAGAGGCTCCAGAAACATCTCCACGAGTGCACAAGATGCT GCACCCGACATTTGCGCATGTGGCAGTGGTTCGCAAGAAAGACGAGAGAAGAAAACTGAAAGGCACCACCTGCAAAGAATGTGACGTT TATTACAACCATCTTCCggaggaggagaaagaaaagaaattgtcCGAATGCTCTCGGCACCGCCATCGCTTCATCCCTCCCAGCACTCCGGAGAACTTCTGGGAAGTCGGGTTCCCATCGACACAGACGTGCATAGAAAGAG GTTATATAAAGGAGGAGAAGATCCCGCAGTCTCGTTTAAGGAGGAAACAGCctttcactgctctcttctctCCAAAGAGTAGCCAGCAGGAGAGCTAG
- the rbbp8 gene encoding DNA endonuclease RBBP8 isoform X2, producing MNFSNSLAELRMSSPTSTPIDPFHTLWIQLRECHQKGLQELEEKVGKLKRERRLDAESLQLFYTHNQELKDQNKTLQDANSLLEDRLRTKECAQCAVLEGKLKNCQDHSEQTIDKLMYQIKCLEAENRKLHTELKILKTCSEPQVALSPEHEDGIIPDSPVMASSLPAANKLKKRKYKDGSKHVHYAEGPSLKFNRSLFKDKASDATKITKRTQVLVPNTCEMETHQNFGEEENGGVIAETCGLELVNTCHMKTTAAGKRHSSKSPRFSDVCLKPHPTASPSTPNHTPDSTTKKSPSLLPLGEKTDSLGKEKKLKEDDEPKGQEQGKRCEHVNRKNLDAQVEVTQTCKVETLNQKQMVDYGSPAFKKPNMRPKEQAHHRRLQVQNAPHKPARPEDERNNKVENMWSIDPALALSMYDSERGADESCSYVYKHKEQQREELLDSDCTWISHSLLQGRGEKDPDENSPSGIGDKANDSLDRMFDATANDEYISYKSSHAASHLCEDEEEEDEQEAPETSPRVHKMLHPTFAHVAVVRKKDERRKLKGTTCKECDVYYNHLPEEEKEKKLSECSRHRHRFIPPSTPENFWEVGFPSTQTCIERGYIKEEKIPQSRLRRKQPFTALFSPKSSQQES from the exons ATGAACTTCTCGAATTCTTTAGC TGAACTGAGGATGAGCAGCCCAACAAGCACACCAATTGACCCCTTTCACACGTTGTGGATACAACTACGGGAATGCCACCAAAAAGGACTTCAAG AACTTGAAGAAAAAGTGGGCAAGTTGAAAAGAGAACGCCGTCT AGATGCAGAGAGTCTTCAACTGTTTTATACTCATAACCAGGAGCTGAAGGACCAAAACAAAACTCTCCAGGATGCCAATAGTCTTTTGGAGGACAG GCTGCGAACAAAAGAATGTGCTCAATGTGCAGTCTTGGAAGGGAAGTTGAAAAATTGCCAAGATCATAGCGAGCAGACCATCGACAAACTGA TGTATCAAATAAAGTGCCTGGAAGCTGAAAACCGCAAACTGCACACTGAGCTCAAAATATTAAAGACATG CTCCGAACCACAGGTGGCCCTCTCCCCAGAACACGAAGATGGTATCATCCCAGACTCCCCAGTTATGGCCAGCTCACTTCCTGCGGCCAACAAACTGAAGAAACGCAAATACAAGGACGGCAGCAAACATGTTCACTATGCAGAGGGGCCCTCACTCAAGTTCAATAGATCACTCTTCAAAG ATAAAGCAAGTGATGCaacaaaaatcactaaaaggaCACAAGTGCTGGTCCCTAACACGTGTGAAATGGAAACACACCAGAATTTTG GAGAGGAGGAAAATGGAGGAGTCATAGCAGAAACATGTGGCCTTGAACTTGTCAACACATGTCATATG AAAACCACAGCTGCAGGAAAGCGACACAGCTCAAAATCGCCCAGGTTTTCTGATGTTTGTCTAAA GCCGCATCCTACCGCTTCACCGTCCACACCCAATCACACTCCGGACTCGACCACAAAAAAGTCACCATCTCTTCTCCCTCTTGGTGAAAAGACTGACTCTcttggcaaagaaaaaaaattaaaggaagATGATGAACCAAAGGGGCAGGAGCAGGGCAAAAGGTGCGAGCATGTAAATAGGAAGAATTTGGATGCCCAAGTGGAGGTGACACAAACATGCAAG GTTGAAACTCTCAACCAAAAGCAAATGGTTGACTATGGAAGTCCAGCGTTTAAGAAGCCAAATATGAGACCGAAAGAACAAGCGCACCACCGACGACTCCAAGTCCAGAATGCTCCACACAAACCAGCTCGTCCAGAGGATG AGAGGAACAACAAAGTGGAAAACATGTGGAGTATTGACCCTGCGCTCGCCCTCTCCATGTATGACAGTGAGCGAGGAGCAGATgag AGTTGTTCCTATGTTTACAAGCACAAAGAACAGCAACGTGAAGAATTACTTGATAGCGACTGCACTTGGATCAGTCACAGCTTACTTCAAGGTCGAGGCGAAAAAGATCCAGATGAAAACAGCCCGTCAG GAATTGGTGACAAGGCGAACGACAGTCTGGATCGAATGTTTGATGCCACTGCCAATGACGAGTACATATCTTACAAGAGCTCACACGCTGCCAGTCATCTCtgtgaggatgaggaggaggaagatg AACAAGAGGCTCCAGAAACATCTCCACGAGTGCACAAGATGCT GCACCCGACATTTGCGCATGTGGCAGTGGTTCGCAAGAAAGACGAGAGAAGAAAACTGAAAGGCACCACCTGCAAAGAATGTGACGTT TATTACAACCATCTTCCggaggaggagaaagaaaagaaattgtcCGAATGCTCTCGGCACCGCCATCGCTTCATCCCTCCCAGCACTCCGGAGAACTTCTGGGAAGTCGGGTTCCCATCGACACAGACGTGCATAGAAAGAG GTTATATAAAGGAGGAGAAGATCCCGCAGTCTCGTTTAAGGAGGAAACAGCctttcactgctctcttctctCCAAAGAGTAGCCAGCAGGAGAGCTAG
- the fam168b gene encoding myelin-associated neurite-outgrowth inhibitor isoform X2 produces MNPVYSPAPTGVPFTNSKGIGYPAGFPVGYAAAAPAYTPNVYQGANPAFSSGYAPGAPFKMSCSPNTGTVPPYSSSPNPYPAAVYPVRSTYPQHNPYAQALIPSQQQGTYFTQPLYAAPPHVIHHTTVVQPNGMPAAMYAPSIPPPRNNGVAMGMVAGTTMAMSAGTLLSTPSPAPAALAPHPVTMPTYRPAGTHSYSYVPPQW; encoded by the exons ATGAATCCAGTGTACAGCCCTGCACCAACAGGGGTCCCCTTCACCAATTCCAAGGGTATAGGCTACCCAG CTGGCTTCCCCGTTGGTTACGCCGCAGCTGCCCCAGCATACACTCCAAATGTCTACCAAGGAGCAAATCCAGCCTTCTCAAgtg GTTATGCCCCTGGTGCTCCATTTAAAATGTCCTGTTCCCCCAATACTGGGACTGTCCCACCATACTCCTCTTCCCCGAACCCTTACCCGGCTGCTGTATACCCAGTCAGGAGCACCTACCCTCAACATAACCCTTACGCACAG GCGCTGATACCTTCGCAACAGCAAGGTACTTACTTCACGCAGCCGCTGTACGCGGCCCCTCCTCACGTGATCCATCACACAACGGTGGTCCAGCCCAACGGGATGCCCGCGGCCATGTACGCGCCATCCATCCCTCCTCCCCGCAACAACGGGGTTGCCATGGGCATGGTGGCCGGCACCACGATGGCCATGTCAGCTG GAACTTTGCTGTCGACTCCGTCACCAGCGCCCGCCGCTCTCGCGCCGCACCCCGTCACCATGCCCACATATCGGCCCGCCGGCACGCACAGCTACAGCTACGTGCCGCCTCAGTGGTGA
- the fam168b gene encoding myelin-associated neurite-outgrowth inhibitor isoform X1 — protein MQTRTKTDLVVIMNPVYSPAPTGVPFTNSKGIGYPAGFPVGYAAAAPAYTPNVYQGANPAFSSGYAPGAPFKMSCSPNTGTVPPYSSSPNPYPAAVYPVRSTYPQHNPYAQALIPSQQQGTYFTQPLYAAPPHVIHHTTVVQPNGMPAAMYAPSIPPPRNNGVAMGMVAGTTMAMSAGTLLSTPSPAPAALAPHPVTMPTYRPAGTHSYSYVPPQW, from the exons ATGCAAACAAGAACCAAAACA GATTTGGTGGTCATAATGAATCCAGTGTACAGCCCTGCACCAACAGGGGTCCCCTTCACCAATTCCAAGGGTATAGGCTACCCAG CTGGCTTCCCCGTTGGTTACGCCGCAGCTGCCCCAGCATACACTCCAAATGTCTACCAAGGAGCAAATCCAGCCTTCTCAAgtg GTTATGCCCCTGGTGCTCCATTTAAAATGTCCTGTTCCCCCAATACTGGGACTGTCCCACCATACTCCTCTTCCCCGAACCCTTACCCGGCTGCTGTATACCCAGTCAGGAGCACCTACCCTCAACATAACCCTTACGCACAG GCGCTGATACCTTCGCAACAGCAAGGTACTTACTTCACGCAGCCGCTGTACGCGGCCCCTCCTCACGTGATCCATCACACAACGGTGGTCCAGCCCAACGGGATGCCCGCGGCCATGTACGCGCCATCCATCCCTCCTCCCCGCAACAACGGGGTTGCCATGGGCATGGTGGCCGGCACCACGATGGCCATGTCAGCTG GAACTTTGCTGTCGACTCCGTCACCAGCGCCCGCCGCTCTCGCGCCGCACCCCGTCACCATGCCCACATATCGGCCCGCCGGCACGCACAGCTACAGCTACGTGCCGCCTCAGTGGTGA